The Telopea speciosissima isolate NSW1024214 ecotype Mountain lineage chromosome 11, Tspe_v1, whole genome shotgun sequence genome includes the window aacttacataattagaaactaaacctgcaacatgaaaatagaaactaattttGTTAGTAACTAGGATTCACTAGAATAGAAACTAATATGCTGCAGCTGGATTCTTcttcatgtggaccccacttgatGTTCTTCACTTAAATGGCTAAGTCATGTGGTCCCCACTGAGATTCGACCAGCACTTGAAGTCAAAATTGAGTCAATAAAATTGACTCTTATGCCCCCACAAtctgggtttgagagacccagCAACTCCCAGCCCTATTGGGCtggcccaacacaaagttggttGGCCCTATGGCCCATTGGGTTGGTCCACCAATTGGTGAAGTGAACCAGCCCTTCTCCCATGAGTTCCCTTAGTGTATTTCTTGCCAAACAGCTTGGCATCTGCATCAACATCCCTATCAACGCCTGGACGCCTAAGCGACACCTTAACAACTATGGAATCTACCTTCTTGTTTGCTATCCCCCATAAATTTCTACTTGTGCAAGAGAACTTACGAATGGTTGAAACGAATATCAAAGAAACTCTGTTACAATATAAAGAATGTAAGAACCAAGTGCTGATCACATTTGATTGTATGGGATCTTCATTCGGTAAATTGATCTCAGTTGTTGAACAATGGGTGGAAGAACAAGACGACAAACCACCGATGATGGAAGACGTAGTGGCACCAGTTATTGTTGAAGAGCCACTTATGTAGGAACATACAATGGTTGATCTTTTGATTGAACCAGTAGAGTTTGTGCTTCCACATTGCGACATACAATGGTTTCAATTTCATTGATTTTGTACCATTGGATTATGGTCTGATCTTTCATCTCATGGAGTCAAGGAGAATGGTTGATAATCGCGTTGAAGATTCTTCCGTTATAAAAAACTCAATGGCAAGTTTTTCTCAATGCCGAGGGAATTGATGTTGTTGCATTAGATATTAATCCCATATGGAGGTCTATGCGCAAGATTGAGGGGCCCATAAGGTGTTGGTGGCAGTCTAATGAGCTGAAAGAACCTTTGGGTAGTTGTAGTATAGGTTGGGCCTCTTAGTTTTTTGGTGTGATTGTAATGAGCTTAATTTATAAGTCCATAAAGTGGGGCTAAAGTTAGTATACAGAATTACTTTGAGTCAAGGTTCAAGAGTTCAGTTTCGGTACAGGTTTCGTCCAgtcaaaaaaccgagttgggccgagatctcgacaagttggtgtaatatttttttttgaacttgaaggctggttttggtgggttttagacctaggtTGGGCCTGAAACTTTGTACTCGgcctattttaggtcatttaattataatggcactatcagattttgcaaaaacaaagtccaaataggagtttcacttcagACCCTAGGTTAGTAGGTGACGACATAcaaataggccctattctacacataatttagtaattgaaagcaatcaaatcatacaattaatataaaacaacttaattaaacattacaaatgtaaaagtgtacaataaatcaatcttaacatattacataCATCTCTATCATAAACCACAGTTGAAAATCCTCAAAAATCAGGTCAAATGCACACTTCGCTTTCGATTTCACCGAGACAGTAGAGTTATGGAGAGATCTTGACTGTCTCAGTCGAGAGATGTACATTATAAAGGTAAGTTTGGTCCAAATCTTTGTCGAACCGAGATGTCGACTTGACCGAGTTGGGGTAATATTTCATTTCACCTTAAGTCTCGTCTCgcttttttcaaaaagagagatattatcgagatctcggcgagttcttgaactatgctttgagttagattagaatacttaatagctagataaaattctgttttgagtttatttactttattgagtgtgaGTATGATTAAGAATATTTAATGActtaatttaggaattttagagggttcttatatatgtaatacaacctcccccccccccccccaccaagtTGAGGTGattttattctgttttgttttttctttttaagagtTTAAGTATTAGTGAGCTTCGCATATGGGATTGGTATctcaaatctgatttcttctcttctcttatgttctcttctctcctccacatgttttctcttgtttttcctcccaagaagatcgatctcatctcttttTCCTCCCCTTCAATCGATTTGATTTCTCTCCTCAACAATGCaattgcttcctttatctcaaaAATGATCACATAGTTGATCATTGAGcttgcttgcatctgagatccataatttggattttcagattACATTATATAGTCTCTTTTCTTTATGGAGTAACCCTCCAGGGGGGATTTCACATGTTTTGGGTTCTACGTTTTTACATTTGTATTTTTCTCCTACTATACAGGAATTACTTAATTATTCTTTTCCATTCAAAGTGTCTAGTTTGTGATTCTCAACTAGAAGACTTTCTAGGGTGAAAGATCAGGCTATCAATGATCTTAACCATCCACTTAGTCAGATACTTTTTGGTCTGCCAGAAATATGGGAGTAGCAGTCATGAAAAAGTTCTGATTCAACCTAGTCTTTTGTCCATTTATTCCCCGTCCTTTGTTATTGGTGATAAATGGTCGTCCTTATTAAGGCTTTGTATGGCAACATTTCTGGGTCCAGGACAGTTTTATGTGTTTCGGTGTTTTTTGAGTGTTTCTGGGTCCtgaaatgttgtatggtaacactgaaaaaaaaaaggtttctgtaactaagaaaaaatacaaaccTGTATGGGTAGAAGAGTGTTTCAGGGAAGGATTGTTGGTGGCATCAGGAAAATAGTAGAGGTGCTTTTGACTTAGGGGGTGTCAAAGACTATGTGATGGAGTGGATTGGGAATGAGATTAAGAAGGAGAGACCCAAGAGTGTTGAATTACTGCTTCAGCTTCTGCCGATGAGGCTACGGTAAAGCCCAGTGGGCATTCAGAACGGAAGAAATAGAAGGCATTTGGAGTGGTAGACTTGCATGGATGAGGAGAATATCCCCAAGCAGGAAAAGCTCCAACAGCCGCAAGAGTGGTGGCGAGAGAAGTTCTGTGAAGAACTtgctaagaaaaaaaattaagaaaaaggcACCCAGAAGCGGTAGTAGTGCAGGTGCCCTTTGGTGGCAGAGGGATGACAATTTAGTCCctaagaggaggaagaagaaccgtAGTAGGAGTAGTTGGAACAGTGTGGATTGGTGTGCTTAGATTGACTCAGCGGAGAGTTTCGGTATGGTGGTCGGCTCAACAGCGTGGACTGGGCGAGCGGAGAGATCCCCAACAGCAGCGGTGTCAGCAGCACCCCAAGCATGAGAGGCACCGTCCGTTCAGcctttatttttggtagaaatcTTACATTTGAGAGGCATTGTTATGTTTTATTGGTAAATATAAGTACCCCTAAACTTTTAAGTGACGTGTTTTTCCACCAATTTGCTAGAAGCGTTTCTCACTTGCAGAAAACACCAATTTGGATGTGGCAGAAAGAGCTTGTTTCCTCgctattttcaatttaaatagGAATTGAAACCTCAATGGCTGATGTGGCGGCTGCATTGTATTTGCAGCCGCCAATATAAGGTCCTCTCTTATTGTGACAAAGTGGTCATGGATGGGTTTGAGtgtggaaacagcctctctgcgaaagcaggggtaaggctggatacattatgaccctccccagatcccgcagtggcgggagccacgtgcattgggtacgccccctttttttttattaggtcATCTCTTAATAGAATGGATGGCCATTTTAGAGGATCCTCCttcccatagttgtcaaaggcggcaaggcaacccaaggcggtTAGGGGTGGGTAACCGCTTAGGCCAagtgtcattttttatttcccctcttttctaacattatttagtatgttgCACTATATACcctatatcataaaaaatcaacattaaaccacatcaagtcatcaaagatcaatattaagtcacatcaagtcatcaaagatcaatattaagccacatcaagtcatcaaaaatcaacatagaactagaagacagcagaactaaAGAAGccagctattggaagtttgaaacaatcaaaacatatagttggtttatactgttcttggaattggcctttgtcatggtatacctagtctcacatttggtttatacggttcttagaaaatatgatcttatctattagtaattaaattgctctcgatttagagaaatattcttgttctctaagaagtttgactggtcaagtgattttatttttacatgagactttgtATTAGGTGGAGCGCAAAACCatctttccaacaaatccaagattgcttaaatctgatttatattgaaggagttatgttccggtcaaacatTATTTGGTGTGCggtgaatgttgtcaaaatctcTCTGAATGACTATCTTTtgtagatatcaaaacaaatgaatattttaccgctcttttggtttttagcaatgtcttaccatattaagatttatggaaattttagatttgagaaaaaccccaacattagaaagttgaaaattgcacctatcgccgaaaatccagtttttgttcttaaacttgGGGGTtgattcttttggaattttattttttaaatatttttattgaattcaagtgggggatatttgcttatttatgaattatCTTTTAAGTAAATGAACTGATGAGGGCATCAGCCCACTGAGCCGACAGTTCAGAGTGTACCAAAGACGACGACGTAGAGATTAGCCTACTGCGGCACAGATATGGATGGATGATGAGTTTAGAGGCTACCGTGTTGTCCGTATTGCTTACTTGGATCGATGATTTCAACCTACTTGCGTACTTGGATTGATGGAGTGCAGCCTAGTTAGTTTAGCTAGtttattttggttatttggatttatttggtttttttatttgggttcaTTTAGTCTATTTGGTTCTATGGGTCGACCCACGGATCAACCCATGGGTATTTTCACTTGAGtgttattttttacttttacttttttacttGTTATTTATTCCAATAGAATATTCTGTTTTTAGGGTAAAGTGCCTATAAAGCCTTGTAAAACTCCACGATAGAGATTATTGATTgaataagaattaaaaaaacagaagttTGGCTGctccctctcttctctatcATGGACtgctacccccccccccaaaaaaaaaatcgtggtattcttcttctcctccctctctctctatcaTCCAGCCAGGTAAGGCTTCTTCTCTctacttttttcttcttcttcttttctcttctcttctcttttctgcaCTTAATTTTCTTATCCTCCCCTTATCTATTGCTGCTACTGTGTACATTAGAACCCCACCACGAGTTTCAATTCTGTCCCTTTCCCCTGCTTAAATTAATTTTGTACAGTTCATTATCCTGGACCATTGAATGCAccacaaaatttttttattattgcaTGGATGCTACTTCCAATCTCTGCAGTTTCTATTCCCATTAGTCCCCTGTTTATGACAATACTAATTAATCCACTGGTTAAGGATTGCTTCAATTGATTAGCTTTCTGTCCTATCATTTAGTGGCTGCATGTTAGGGTTTTTAATCATAGCATTAATTATTTTCAGAACTTTGAACTAACTGCACTCAATTAAGTGTTTTGCTGCCATGTCCCTATCCCCATGTTTTCCCCTTGGTTTTTCTTGTTATGTTGCTGCCTCTAATTAGGACTTTGTTTGCTTATTAGTCTCTTATAACCTGTTTTAGCTTTATGTTAATCATTTTTATATGCTTCTTCCAGTCCCTCTTCATAACTATGCCCTAGGATATTACCTTTAGTCCAGCCTACCTAACCAGCCCTTGTAGGACCCCTGGTTCCTAGGGCTTACCCTACATCATGAACACCATGGCATAAATAAGAGCCAAGGCATTCAATACCACTAAGGCGACAACCGCCTAGACCCCCAAAAAATCtgcttggacgcctaggtggTGCCTTGACAAATATGATCCTTCCACATGTCTAGCAGTTGTGCTACATTCAGAAAACTTTGCTACTTTGGTAGGGGTGATATATTTATTTGCTATGGTGAGGTGAAAATATTCACATTTGGAAAATGCAGGGGACTAGTTCATATATGAAACTTTTTAGCAACAGACTTAATCGCTTGGTTTGCAATTAtgtgttgttttttatttcctaCTGCAGGCAAAGCCTTCAAATTATATTCTTGCTGGAATGAAGAGGAAAGTTGTGGAACCACCACCAGCCATGGCAGGTGTTGGTGAGCTTTCTTTTGTTGGTTCAAAGAAGAAACTCCAGGAGTGGAGTTGTGCTCTTTGTCACGTGACTGCAACAAGTGAGAAGGGTCTGAACGATCATCTCCAAGGGAGAAAGCACAAGGCTAAGGAAGAAGCACTTGCAGCTAGTAAAACAAACACCAAGAACACTGGTGGCTCAACTTCATCAACCAAGAAAACTGCTAAACAGACCAAGACTGCAGACACCACTGACAGTCCAAAGCCAAATCAGGGAAAGcaggggaagaaacaaaaaggtaATAACAAGCAGCCTCTCAAGCGAGAGGGGAATGCACCAGtgcagaaaaaacaaaaaacagaagatttgaaaaataaaactgGCGAGATCCTGGAGCAGAAAAAGCAGAAGCCAGAAGCTTCAAAGAAAACATTTAGATTTTGGTGTGAGACGTGTCAAGTGGGTACCCACAGCCAGAAAGTTTTGAACTCTCACCAGAAGGGGAAGAAGCACATGTTCCTGTTGGAGAGCCTGAAGAAAGCAAATGGGCCAGCCCCAGGCACAACTATCTCGTTGGAGTCTACTCATGATAATCCCAAAAATATAGACATGGAAGCCAAAGAGGCAAATGGAGAGATGGAAAATGTGGATGGGGAAGTAGATGGAGTGGAAGAGGCTTACAAACAGGAGGCAGGTGAAGCAACAGAAGATGAATCAGCCGTAGACATGGTTGACAGGTCAATAGTTGAGGAGTCAACAGAGGCAGGAGAGGATGATTCAGCCCCATCTTCTGTAGCAGTAGCAGAGGGGCATAAGAATTAAAAGTCATCCTTCCAAGTGTTCAGTATCGGTAGTTCTGTGTCATCCCAGCTTAGGTAGGTTGTGAATGTATGAATAGTACTTGGTGACATTATCATCTGGAGTGGAATGAAGGTCGATTGGATCTTCTTGAGGATTCAGCAGTCCTCTTTTGAAAGTTAAAACTATTAAATGGTAGTGCTAAGTCATCCCTGTTTTATAGTAATTTGCTCTGTAGTTCCCTTTTCTGCCTGTTTTTTCACCCAGCAACCGACCAAGCACCATCTATTCAACCTGGTCCTCTCTCTGCTGATATAGGTTAGGCTCACTTAGCCTGTGTTTGTTTTTCCATACAATAGTTACAGGATTtgtttaaaataaatacaaaagtttgttaaaaaaaaaaacattcatttcaaaattcagaatgtttagttattttattgatgaaaagaaaggaaatcaaaattaacagaaagaagaaataacagTATCAGTGTTCTCAGAGGCTATCAGCCTCAACTTGTCAACCCTAGTTCTGCTAGACAAATAATGGGTTATACTTGCAACATCTCTAGATTGTTTCTTAATTACAAACAGACTACACCTCTTAATGAAACTGTTTATATCAAATATAAGATTAAAATTTTCGATGGTCAAATTGTTGAGGTTTTGATGTCTTGACTTTTGATGATGGACTGCTGTGTGGAGCCTCCAGGGGTCAAATTTTTAAAGgattatatgggtatttcggtaaatttcctgTATAGAGTTTCGCTATAAATCTAcagcgagagttctttctctgtattgaAAATCTGAGAGGCGTGAGgaacgagcgactgtaaccctattctccattgatagtgaaatatatctcatctcaccgtggacgtaggcaacttTGCAAAACCACTTAAATTGTCAAATAACCTCATTAATCTTTTGGAGCATTTGAGTCAGCATCACTGAATCCGTCCAAGCTTCCTATGGATTTGCCACGCTTATGCTTTTACCTCATTTCTTATCATACCAAAATCTATGTCAACAACTATAAAAcgttttggattaaaaaaaaaaacattataagTTACAATATATTCCTATCATGTTTCCTGAGATATTAATTAAAACATTCATCTGAAATAATAATGGGATGATCCATGGTAGGCAAGTCTGTAATCTATAATAAGCAATGGTGTAGAAAGGAAGAACTGGGGAAGTAGGGAGAtgggaggaggagatggagataAATGTTGATCAGAGACCTATCTAGATATATTCTATAGAACTAACATAGGGTTTGGAACACACTTGTTAAAATCAACTTGGTTCTTGCGACTCCAAATAACATACAAGATATATCAATAACACTTGGAAAGTTTTATAGAATATATCCAGATGGAATGAGGACATCTGTGACCTATATTGAGGAGGCTCGTGGAATGAATATATCTCTGACCTACTAAATAGTGATAGATCGAGTAGAAATGACTCAGACGAATACACTCTACTCATCATAGATGTGTAAGATAGGTTAGTATGGCGAAAGTTAAAGAAgccctaagaaagatgaaagcaggcaaGACCCCAGACCCAGATGAGATTctaatagaagtgtggaaaaccctaggaggttgtgGGGTTTTTGGGCTAAACAAGTtgtttaacaggattatgaacacaaggaagatgccaaatgaatggaggatAAGCATTGTATTCCCTTTTtgcaaaaataaaggtgatatccaatgctgcaataactatagaagcataaagctaatgagtcgcattatgaaactttgggagaagatCATTGACGCCCGTTTGAGAAGAAAGACCCATATCTTGAAGAACCAGTTTGGCTTTATGCCTAGTAAatccacgacaaaagctatctacttattgaggaggctcatggaaagatataaatATAGTAAAAAGGATCTTCATATTGTCTtcattgacctggaaaaagcctatgacagagtccctagagatttaatctggcaAATTCTGGTGAAGAGAGAAGTATCAAGTAAATTTGGACGTAATTACAAATATGTATGAGGgtatggtgactagtgtaagattTGTGGGAGATCAGGgtaaggaattcccaattatgattgggttacatcagggatcagccttaagcccttatatTTTTGCTCTTATCATGGATGatctaaccaagagcattcaagacgaggtcccatggtgtGTGCTCTTTGCTGACGATATCATTTTGGTAgatgaaacaaaagaagggattaatgctaagttagagctttgaaGATCTACCTTGGAAAAAAGAGGTTGTAtgattagtagaacaaagactAAGTTTATtgattttagtcacactatgatggatactgacatggtaCGAATTAAGGATAGAGAGGTatcgcaaagtgactattttagatatctagggtcaatcataaataaagaatgtgaCGTacaggatgatgtttcacagagaataaaagtgggatggatgaagtggagaggtgcgtctgaAGTATTGTGTGTTGTCTGtggtattcctttaaagcttaaaggaaagttctataggactgttgttcaaCTGCAATGATTTATGGAGCAGAATGTTGAGCagttaaaaagtgtcatattgagaatatttgtgtagcagagatgaggatgttaagatggatgtgcggaaaaactaggaaggataaagttcAGAACGagcatattagagctgacttgggagttgtcttgatcaatgacaagctccgagagagtcgtttgagatggcacgatcatgttcaacagaggcctagggatgccccaataaggaggagtgatatgattccgattcaatgagctaaaagagctataggcaggcctaaaatgaccataagagaagttgtgaggaaggacatgtaTTGTCTAGaattgtaccaagtatgacctcagatagagcctgtTGGAGGGTGAGGATCCATattgcagaccccatttagctgagattctcctgacttgttgggttgtgcctccttcctcttactttcatctacTTTCATCTTTTATCATTCATTTCGctgttattttccatctttcatttcattttgcTGTTATTTTCCATCTCTTCATCCCCCTTTTTCTTGTTTGACTCTAGTTTTCCCAactttgttttgttggatccatgtagccgaccccattaagttgggataaggctgagtttgttgttgttgttgttgtatatatcCATAACACTAAAGAACGAGTGGTGCTCAAAAGAAGATATAGAACTGTTATTCATAATTGATAGAAAAAGACTTGAATAGTAtcacaagaaagaaagacatGCCATAGAGACCCTGTTTCCCTTttgcataataaaaaaaaggtcatCTATCTTTAACCACCTAGGAAAGACGAGCTTTAGTAAGAATGCCATTATAACAATCCacacataaaaaatttaaatttgggGTTAACATGCATCTTCCACAAAATTTCCACCAAGATGTGGCTAATAATCGAGAATTACTAGATGGAGAAGATTCAAATCTTTAATTAAATACAACGCAACAATTTAGTAGTAATACTGTCTGATTTCTTAAAAGGACCCATCCATTGATCGTGACAAGGTTGCAAAGTAAGAGGAACTTGGATAACAGAAGAAGCTATAGAGATTAGAAAAATACTGGAAGTAAGAGAAGCATTTTTAAGCTTCAGTAACAATTAACCAACTTTACTAAAGGAAGAAACCATTGAAATATTAGAGGTTAAGCAGAAGTTATTATATTAGGGAGCCAATGATCAACCAAAATATTAGTTTTACTATCACACCCCGAACCACCCTCAGGAGGATTGGGCAAGTGACCTGGATGCCTTGCAACATCCACTAAACCaccaggatctagaagcagttcatataactcacaaaccacacatccaCAAGGTAAAGTGACATAAATTATACAGAGCGCAGCAGAAGCTAAAAGTTATCCCCATGGGGATCAAATATTTACATATTTTAGTTCTTGTTTTTACACTTCAGCTCATACCATGCTTTGTTTACATATCTTGTTTAAAGTTTTACATATTTACAAGGGGTTGATTTTACAAAAGAACCACATACGTTAGCTTTACAAAAGAAGAGTTAGTAGGTCCTctctaccaaaaagaaaagtactAAGACAACAAAACGAAAAGTACCGTCAATCAAGTCTCATCCCGAAGAGACACTGTAATCACATGCATAAAAGGTATCACCTCCCTCGGGGTCTATATCAAGATGGTCACGATCACCAACAGCCTCCTCGAAATAAACCTCCCATTCAGGGACATATCCACCTGTaatatcatctaaaaagaaagatttcacgggggttagctccactgagcccaatgaatgaataataaaccatgcatgaagatgcaacacaaacatgatcctatatgcatgaggttcaattttattttttaatccacctaacaacaaaactaagtcaATAGGTAAGGAGGTACAACTACAATCTCCAATACTTGCAATTTTGGTACAAAATAGCATTTCGTACTCGGTAGCAACCATattaagttgtcggagaagactagTCGGCTCCAGCAATCCCCTTCCGTGGTCAGCCTGACCTGCCCTATAAGATTAACCTGGTTACCATCCCCTGTCGAAAGATGGGTCCCGGACCAAACAATGCCTCTCGAACATTGGTACTCATACaaacatccaacaccttaatccctgttgataagggttCGTATTACGGGTGATGATAGTCCTAGCCATATGCTTTCTGTTATGAAAATGAAAGGTCTTCTTCCAAAATCATTTTTATCTTTGTCTTCTCCGGATTCTTAGGGGTTCCAAGACGGTTTTTGTGCATTTTAGGTCATGTGAGACCATTTTTACACCAAATCTTACATTCTTGGGCATGAATTGATCGTCTtgctcttctccttccttctatcTGAGTGGATTGCTGAGAAAGGGTCCCATTCTATgaattttgttcttgaacttttAGTTCCCAGATTGTATCTTGGTCGCTAACTCGTCCCTTATGTGTGTTCAGGCCCTTACTGGTGTTGAGCCTTATGAGGCTGGGGAGGCAACTGATGCTACGGGTGCTGGT containing:
- the LOC122646739 gene encoding uncharacterized protein LOC122646739 — translated: MEFKLRGDEDKTSTYFSSSGSIDGYFTEQALRAGYITGDMVKSDFVRNPMNVRAAIQREFEKEKIRDEIIAAERRALEMEVRRELLLERELALQRRSHANAHAFSVMGSSLSMLRADQRLSLMPHPEGSSRVDESLGFPTRVEVGMHQPEGARPEGRLSLPPELGVLEKLPLQRSSEPRVADVKPLPEVGKGQVLFFAKPSNYILAGMKRKVVEPPPAMAGVGELSFVGSKKKLQEWSCALCHVTATSEKGLNDHLQGRKHKAKEEALAASKTNTKNTGGSTSSTKKTAKQTKTADTTDSPKPNQGKQGKKQKGNNKQPLKREGNAPVQKKQKTEDLKNKTGEILEQKKQKPEASKKTFRFWCETCQVGTHSQKVLNSHQKGKKHMFLLESLKKANGPAPGTTISLESTHDNPKNIDMEAKEANGEMENVDGEVDGVEEAYKQEAGEATEDESAVDMVDRSIVEESTEAGEDDSAPSSVAVAEGHKN